A part of Hydrogenobacter sp. T-8 genomic DNA contains:
- the rho gene encoding transcription termination factor Rho, with product MEQVQEKKVYTLEELKKLSLQELQKIGRDLELSRVTGLRKEELIEKILTVQAKEEGLNFVKGVLEILPESYGFIRSSENNYMPSYTDVYVAPSQIKRFGLRTGDTIVGFARPPQEKEKYQALIKIESVNGLPPDPDLLKARPQFEKLTPYHPTERFNLETSPTELSTRVISLIAPIGKGQRGMIVAPPKAGKTVLLQKIAKALIQNHPEVHLIILLIDERPEEVTEMRRIVGDGAEVIASTFDEPPERHMQVAELVVEKAKRLVELKQDVVILLDSMTRFGRAANAVTPPTGRVLTGGIEATALQRPKKFFGAARNIEEGGSLTIIATALIETGSKMDDVIYEEFKGTGNMEIHLDRRLMERRIFPAINIEKSGTRKEELLLEDWELQRIWVLRKFLATMDAIEAMEFLLDKLKKFKTNKDFLKAMHS from the coding sequence ATGGAACAAGTTCAAGAGAAAAAGGTTTATACACTTGAAGAGCTTAAGAAGCTATCCCTTCAGGAGCTACAGAAAATAGGTAGAGACCTTGAGCTTTCAAGGGTAACTGGGCTAAGGAAGGAAGAGCTTATAGAGAAAATACTCACAGTGCAGGCAAAAGAGGAGGGACTAAACTTTGTAAAGGGTGTATTAGAGATTTTGCCTGAGAGCTATGGCTTTATAAGAAGCTCTGAGAACAACTATATGCCCAGCTACACCGATGTCTATGTGGCACCATCCCAGATAAAGAGGTTTGGACTAAGGACTGGTGATACCATAGTAGGCTTTGCAAGACCGCCACAGGAGAAGGAAAAATACCAAGCACTTATAAAGATTGAGTCCGTTAATGGACTACCACCAGACCCAGACCTTCTTAAGGCGAGACCTCAGTTTGAAAAACTCACTCCTTACCATCCAACAGAGCGGTTTAACCTTGAAACATCCCCTACAGAACTATCCACAAGGGTTATAAGCCTTATAGCACCCATAGGGAAGGGACAGAGAGGTATGATAGTGGCACCACCAAAGGCTGGAAAGACGGTGCTTCTGCAGAAAATAGCAAAAGCCCTTATACAGAATCACCCTGAGGTGCATCTGATAATCCTGCTCATAGACGAAAGACCAGAAGAGGTCACAGAAATGAGAAGGATAGTGGGTGATGGTGCAGAAGTTATCGCCTCTACCTTTGACGAGCCACCAGAAAGACATATGCAAGTGGCGGAGCTGGTTGTAGAAAAGGCAAAGAGGCTCGTAGAACTAAAGCAGGATGTGGTGATACTTCTGGACTCCATGACCCGCTTTGGAAGGGCAGCCAACGCAGTTACCCCACCCACAGGTAGAGTTTTGACCGGTGGTATAGAGGCGACCGCACTTCAAAGACCCAAAAAATTTTTCGGTGCGGCACGGAACATAGAAGAGGGTGGCTCTCTAACAATAATAGCAACCGCTCTTATAGAAACTGGTTCAAAGATGGACGATGTTATATACGAAGAGTTCAAGGGCACAGGGAACATGGAGATACACTTAGACAGAAGGCTAATGGAGAGGAGGATATTCCCAGCCATAAACATAGAGAAGTCTGGCACCAGGAAGGAGGAGCTTCTGCTTGAAGATTGGGAACTTCAGAGGATATGGGTCTTAAGGAAGTTCTTAGCCACTATGGACGCCATAGAAGCTATGGAGTTTCTCCTTGATAAACTCAAGAAGTTCAAGACCAACAAAGACTTTTTAAAGGCTATGCACTCGTGA
- the mnmE gene encoding tRNA uridine-5-carboxymethylaminomethyl(34) synthesis GTPase MnmE, which translates to MVRQREPIVAIATPFGESAIGAIRLSGLGVWERIKDLLLLRGSLKPRYAHFVKLKDMDGSVLDEGILIFYPSPKSYTGEDMVELFLHGNPLILKKALELFLSRGIRLAEPGEFTKRAFLNGKLDLLQAEAVGDLIGAKSELSLRSAQRQLQGELSSLINSLRNRLLELLAYVEADIEFSEEDIPTLSRNQLINLLKEILRDIESLLSTVKTGEFLRRGINLAIVGKPNVGKSSLFNALLGTERAIVTDIPGTTRDFLQETLTLKGIPVNLIDTAGIRHAQDPVEKIGVERSLQKLKSADMVLFVVDVSSPLEEEDLNIYSMVKDLEHIVVANKIDRGVKEEVFRVFPEAMGVSALTGRGLEELKERTLQRLGLHVGDGLQVYITVRHENLLKKSSEVLKSLIYRLEREELFPEILMLDLREALSYLEEILGVVSTEDVLGSIFSKFCIGK; encoded by the coding sequence ATGGTAAGGCAAAGAGAACCCATAGTTGCCATAGCAACCCCCTTTGGTGAAAGTGCCATTGGAGCTATAAGGCTCTCTGGTCTTGGTGTATGGGAAAGGATAAAAGACCTTTTGCTTCTCAGAGGAAGTCTAAAGCCAAGGTATGCCCATTTTGTGAAATTAAAGGATATGGATGGTAGCGTGCTTGACGAGGGAATTCTAATCTTTTACCCATCTCCAAAAAGCTACACGGGTGAAGACATGGTGGAGCTTTTCCTGCATGGAAACCCCTTAATTCTAAAAAAAGCCCTTGAGCTTTTCCTTTCAAGGGGTATAAGACTGGCAGAGCCTGGGGAGTTTACCAAGAGAGCCTTCTTAAATGGAAAGTTAGACCTCCTGCAGGCGGAAGCAGTAGGAGACCTCATCGGTGCTAAGTCTGAACTTAGCCTGAGGTCTGCCCAGAGGCAACTCCAGGGAGAGCTCTCTTCTCTTATAAACTCCCTTAGAAACAGACTTCTTGAACTTCTTGCCTATGTGGAGGCGGACATAGAGTTTTCAGAGGAGGACATACCCACCCTTAGCAGAAACCAGCTAATAAACCTGCTCAAGGAAATCCTTAGGGACATAGAAAGCCTCCTTTCAACGGTAAAAACTGGAGAGTTTCTCAGAAGGGGCATAAACCTTGCTATAGTTGGAAAGCCAAATGTAGGTAAATCCTCTCTCTTTAATGCATTGCTTGGCACGGAAAGAGCCATAGTTACAGACATTCCCGGGACTACAAGAGACTTTTTGCAAGAAACTCTAACTCTTAAGGGCATACCGGTAAACCTCATAGATACTGCGGGCATAAGGCATGCACAAGACCCTGTGGAAAAGATAGGAGTGGAAAGAAGTCTCCAAAAACTCAAAAGTGCGGACATGGTTCTCTTTGTGGTGGACGTTAGCAGTCCTCTTGAGGAAGAAGACCTAAACATATATTCCATGGTCAAAGACCTTGAGCATATTGTGGTGGCTAACAAGATAGACAGAGGTGTTAAGGAAGAGGTGTTTAGGGTCTTCCCTGAGGCTATGGGGGTAAGTGCTTTAACTGGGCGTGGACTGGAAGAGCTGAAGGAGAGAACCCTGCAAAGGCTTGGTCTCCATGTAGGCGATGGACTACAGGTTTACATTACCGTCAGGCATGAAAACCTCTTGAAAAAATCCTCAGAAGTGTTAAAATCATTAATATACAGACTGGAGAGAGAAGAGCTGTTCCCAGAGATACTCATGCTTGATTTGAGAGAAGCCCTTAGCTATTTGGAGGAAATTCTTGGAGTTGTTAGCACGGAAGATGTGCTGGGAAGTATATTTTCAAAGTTCTGCATAGGAAAATAA
- a CDS encoding radical SAM protein produces the protein MRKHPSYLNLSEEEWLARINRALDMLSNCRVCPHRCGVNRLEDERGYCKTGRYAIVADYFPHRGEERPIRGKRGSGTVFFSYCNMRCVYCQNHTISHLGEGEELKPEDLAEVFLKLQRLGCHNINLVSPSHVVPQILQALYIAVKGGLRIPIVYNTSSYDSLESLRLLDGIVDIYLADFKYGDDIAGKKYSKVRDYHKVALQAIREMYRQVGDLQVDQEGIAIRGLLVRHLVLPQDIAKTKTVMEELRSISPRMAVNVMDQYMPYYQAYKYPELSRRISKEEFRKALEHAKNLTLILD, from the coding sequence ATGAGAAAACATCCATCCTATCTCAACTTAAGCGAGGAGGAGTGGCTCGCTCGCATAAACAGGGCTCTTGATATGCTCTCTAATTGCCGGGTTTGCCCCCATAGATGCGGTGTAAACAGACTGGAAGACGAAAGGGGGTATTGCAAAACTGGCAGATACGCAATTGTGGCAGACTACTTTCCTCACAGGGGCGAAGAAAGACCCATAAGGGGCAAAAGGGGTTCTGGAACGGTGTTTTTTTCCTACTGCAATATGAGATGTGTTTACTGTCAAAACCATACCATAAGCCATTTGGGAGAGGGTGAGGAGCTAAAACCGGAAGACCTTGCGGAGGTTTTTCTAAAGCTCCAGAGACTTGGCTGTCATAACATAAACCTTGTGAGCCCATCCCACGTGGTGCCTCAGATACTTCAAGCCCTATACATCGCGGTAAAGGGTGGTCTAAGAATTCCTATAGTGTATAACACTTCTTCTTACGACAGTCTTGAAAGTCTTAGGCTTCTTGATGGTATTGTAGACATATATTTGGCGGACTTCAAGTATGGTGATGACATTGCTGGTAAGAAATACTCAAAGGTAAGGGACTACCACAAGGTAGCCCTTCAGGCGATAAGGGAAATGTATAGGCAGGTGGGAGACCTTCAAGTAGACCAAGAAGGCATAGCCATAAGGGGTCTTTTAGTGAGGCATCTTGTCCTGCCACAAGATATAGCCAAAACAAAAACGGTAATGGAAGAGCTAAGGTCCATCTCCCCTCGCATGGCGGTTAATGTAATGGACCAATACATGCCATACTATCAAGCCTACAAGTATCCTGAACTTTCAAGAAGGATAAGCAAAGAGGAGTTTAGGAAAGCCCTTGAGCATGCTAAGAACTTGACGCTTATATTAGACTGA
- the dnaN gene encoding DNA polymerase III subunit beta, which produces MKLKIDKGEFLSALQKAKNATEKKSALPILNNFLLIAEDEFLTLKATDLENFLSLRISAEVEDEGKTAVNADKLTNVIKSLPVATVYLELKEDKLTVGGGRSTFRLTTLDPEDFPEFPQPETSTELPSVDLIKAIDKVEYSISKDDARYALQGLYVHEVDGKTHFVGSDGHRLALFWRNSPFPMELLIPRKSLKVIQGLMKDYIGVVQSGKDESFAHFIGEDWSLSVRLLEGEYPDYMAVIPRNFNHEVVVNKDALLESLKRLSAIAESSAFPVKISFSDHVALLEISDPEYGEGRDEVDVDYTGEPVEVGFNGKYLIEALDSFDVDRVWIKIVDPDSAVVIESDDTERDPYLCVVMPMRL; this is translated from the coding sequence ATGAAACTAAAAATAGACAAGGGAGAATTTTTGTCCGCCCTTCAGAAGGCAAAGAACGCCACAGAGAAAAAGTCTGCCCTACCCATACTGAACAATTTTCTCCTAATCGCAGAGGATGAGTTTCTTACTCTAAAGGCAACAGACCTTGAAAACTTTCTATCCCTGCGTATATCCGCAGAGGTAGAAGATGAGGGTAAAACAGCAGTTAACGCAGATAAGCTCACCAATGTAATAAAAAGCCTTCCCGTTGCTACAGTTTATCTTGAGCTAAAGGAAGACAAGCTAACTGTGGGAGGTGGCAGGAGCACCTTTAGGCTTACAACCCTTGACCCAGAGGACTTTCCAGAGTTTCCTCAACCAGAAACCTCCACAGAGCTTCCTTCGGTAGACCTTATCAAGGCGATAGACAAGGTGGAGTATTCCATATCAAAGGACGATGCTCGTTATGCACTGCAGGGTCTCTATGTTCACGAGGTGGATGGAAAGACTCACTTTGTGGGCTCAGACGGACACAGGCTTGCCCTCTTTTGGCGGAATTCCCCTTTCCCTATGGAGCTACTTATACCAAGAAAAAGCCTAAAGGTTATTCAAGGTCTTATGAAGGACTATATTGGTGTTGTCCAATCTGGAAAGGATGAGTCCTTTGCCCACTTTATTGGAGAGGACTGGAGCTTGTCAGTAAGGCTCTTGGAGGGTGAATACCCAGACTACATGGCGGTCATACCCAGAAACTTTAACCATGAGGTGGTTGTTAACAAGGATGCCCTTCTTGAAAGCCTAAAGAGGCTTTCCGCTATAGCGGAGTCTTCCGCCTTTCCTGTGAAGATTAGCTTTTCCGACCACGTTGCCCTTCTTGAAATATCAGACCCAGAGTATGGAGAGGGAAGGGATGAGGTAGATGTGGACTACACCGGTGAGCCTGTAGAGGTAGGTTTTAACGGCAAATACCTTATTGAAGCCCTTGACAGTTTTGATGTGGATAGGGTATGGATAAAGATTGTTGACCCAGATAGTGCGGTAGTTATTGAGTCCGATGACACAGAAAGGGACCCATACCTCTGCGTGGTTATGCCAATGAGGCTCTAA
- the gcvPB gene encoding aminomethyl-transferring glycine dehydrogenase subunit GcvPB: MLIFELSSKGRKGYRLPELDIEEVNLKEHLGEYFREDLKFPEVSELDAVRHYTRLSQLNYAIDTTMVPLGSCTMKYNPRINEELASLEGFLNLHPMTPEDYAQGTLKLMYELKELLKEIGGFREVSLQPAAGAHGELLGLLMILAYHRDRGNFHKRKVLVPDTSHGTNPATASLCGFEVITVRSNREGELDWEDFQKKLSDETACLMITNPNTLGIFERRIRQIADALHERDALLYMDGANMNALVGTARPGEWGVDVMHFNLHKTFSTPHGGGGPGGGAVGVSERLVDYLPVPHVVFEDGKYRLDWNRPKSVGKLLAFYGHVGVFVRALAYILSYGSQIDLVSKYAILNARYLRTLLKDLLLDPYEHVPCMHEFVLSAQNLLKWDVKAMDVAKALLDRGFYAPTVYFPLTVREALMIEPTETESPQTLERFAKALEEIVKTTQENPEHLKSSPHKTPVRRIKEAEANRKPILRASLA, translated from the coding sequence TTCCAGAGGTCTCTGAGCTTGACGCAGTAAGGCATTACACAAGGCTCTCTCAACTTAACTACGCCATAGATACCACCATGGTCCCTCTTGGCTCTTGCACCATGAAATACAACCCAAGAATAAACGAAGAGCTCGCAAGCCTTGAAGGCTTTTTGAACCTGCACCCTATGACGCCAGAAGACTACGCTCAGGGAACTTTAAAGCTTATGTATGAACTAAAGGAGCTTTTGAAGGAGATAGGTGGCTTTAGAGAGGTTTCTCTGCAACCTGCAGCAGGGGCTCATGGGGAACTTTTGGGTCTTTTAATGATACTTGCCTATCACAGAGACAGGGGGAACTTCCATAAGAGAAAGGTCCTCGTCCCAGACACCTCTCACGGCACAAACCCTGCAACCGCTTCCTTGTGTGGTTTTGAGGTAATAACGGTAAGGAGCAACAGAGAGGGAGAGCTTGATTGGGAAGACTTTCAAAAAAAGCTAAGCGATGAGACCGCATGCCTTATGATAACGAACCCTAACACTTTGGGTATATTTGAAAGGAGGATAAGACAAATAGCGGACGCTCTTCATGAAAGGGACGCTCTTTTGTATATGGACGGTGCTAACATGAATGCCCTTGTGGGGACTGCAAGACCAGGGGAGTGGGGTGTGGATGTTATGCATTTTAATCTTCATAAGACCTTTTCCACACCTCATGGTGGTGGTGGTCCAGGTGGCGGTGCGGTAGGTGTTTCAGAAAGGCTCGTAGACTATCTTCCTGTCCCTCATGTGGTCTTTGAGGATGGTAAATACAGACTTGACTGGAACAGACCCAAGAGCGTAGGTAAGCTCCTTGCCTTTTATGGACATGTAGGTGTCTTTGTAAGGGCTTTGGCTTATATACTCTCTTACGGCTCGCAGATAGACTTGGTTTCAAAATACGCTATCCTCAACGCCAGATATTTGAGAACGCTTCTTAAAGACCTACTACTTGACCCCTATGAGCATGTCCCTTGCATGCATGAGTTTGTCTTGTCCGCTCAAAACCTCTTAAAGTGGGATGTAAAGGCTATGGACGTGGCTAAGGCTCTATTGGATAGAGGCTTTTATGCACCCACCGTATACTTTCCACTTACGGTAAGGGAAGCTCTTATGATAGAACCCACAGAAACGGAAAGCCCTCAGACCCTTGAAAGGTTTGCTAAAGCCTTAGAGGAGATCGTAAAGACCACACAAGAAAACCCCGAACATCTCAAGTCCTCTCCTCACAAAACGCCAGTGAGAAGAATAAAAGAAGCGGAGGCAAACAGAAAGCCAATTCTTAGAGCCTCATTGGCATAA